In Sebastes umbrosus isolate fSebUmb1 chromosome 7, fSebUmb1.pri, whole genome shotgun sequence, the sequence CACAGCCTCAGAAAAGCACTAAAAGAATTGTTTACAAGTGGTTCACCAGCAATTTAATAATGGACTGTTTGGAATACAGTCTATATTTATAATCTATCATAAACCTTTGAGTGTTTACTAgtgtttgtagttttttttctgcttcatcTATTAGCGTGTGTAATTGGTTTTCCCAGTCAGCTAATTATTTAGAGGAGAACAAAAAACCAAACACACTAATACAAGACTTTAACACATAATGCTCTCtcattttgttattgtttttgcatattttgtgATATTAAGTAAAGGTATTAAagaggatttttttaaattatcattattttatatcaTCCGCTGTTGCTCAGAGAcgtgtttattttgtgttcaGTCTTAACATCTAATTAGTCACATACCGTTATATGACCACAGTAATCAGCGTGTAGACCAACAATGCTCTCCCTTTGTCCACAGATCCGTACCAGATTCTGGGTCCCACCAGTAGTCGCCTAGCCAATCCAGGTGAGATTTTGAGCCCACTAATGCATCTGAATAGGAAGTTGACGTGGAAGTTTCTCAAAAATGTCCTTTCATGCAGGCCTCGCTGGATAGATAATGAGTTGTCGAGCTGTGAACAGTGAATAATGATGCATCTTCGGTCACTATTTATGTGTCCACCATCAGGTTCAGGTCAGATCCAACTGTGGCAGTTCCTCCTGGAGCTCCTGTCTGACAGCGCCAACGCCGGCTGCATCACCTGGGAGGGCACCAACGGCGAGTTCAAGATGACGGACCCGGATGAGGTGGCGCGGCGCTGGGGCGAGCGCAAGAGCAAGCCTAACATGAACTACGACAAGCTGAGCCGCGCGCTGCGCTACTACTATGACAAAAATATCATGACCAAGGTGCACGGCAAGCGCTACGCCTACAAGTTCGACTTCCATGGCATCGCTCAGGCGCTGCAGCCGCACCCCACCGAGTCCTCCATGTATAAGTACCCCTCGGACCTAGCCTATGTGCCTTCCTACCACGCCCACCAGCAGAAGGTCAACTTTGTATCCCCACACCCTCCTTCCATGCCCGTCACCTCCTCCAATTTCTTTGGACCCACCGCTCCGTACTGGAGCTCGCCCACTGCGGGCATCTACCCCAACCCAAACGTTCCCCGCCACCCTAACACCCATGTGCCGTCGCACCTGGGTAGTTACTATTAAACAACCCACTCTGATCATCCCCCGTCCTCTAAAATCTCCCATTTCCCACAACAAAGTCCACAAAAAGCTGACCTGCACTCCCAATGACGCCTAACCGATAAAGACTGAGTTGATAGAGGTATTTGTCCTCTGAAGAAATTTTGCTCCTAAATGAAGGATGATAAAATTGAaggagatttttttattttttatttgtaagaaTCTATAAACAACTGGATGCTATGGTCCAAAATGGAATACTACTTACCTTTACCAGACTAGCAACTGTTTGTTTATGCTTTTTGGACGTGAGTCTGAGTTTCCTGTGCCTTTCTCTTTCCCATCCTCCAGAAAGCTTCACCTACAGGTGTCCTTTCCAAATCCTCCCCAAACCAAAGCAGGGCAGGAGAACAAGTCGAGTCTGTCTTCCTCCTCGCCACGCTACTGTACCAGACATGGGCCTATTATTTATGGGTCTCAATCTACATCCTCCTCAGTACATCATGTACATTACGCTTTAAGCATCTGCCTTTCCTGCTTGTCTACAGCCTTGTTGGGGTTTCTTATTCCCACCACATCTAGCCTTCTGTTTCCACTGTCTCCCTCTGCTCGTCTGTCCATCTGcatctgtttatgtgtgtgtggagagtcTTCTGGAATTCGCTGGACAAGGAGGAGCTCTCAGAGAGATGGACTTTTCTCAGCACTGAATGAAATTTGGCAACTGGAATATGCCAttcacaattttatttatcCTCCAAACTGGAAGGCTAGAGAAGAGTTAAATGCCGAAGAAGGAAGCGCTGTATGTTTTGCTGACCTGGGTCAACACAGTCACATAAAAAGGCTTTCTGTGAGTTGTGTATGGAGTTCAAGATGGGCGTCGTGTACAGTTGACTCGACCGTGCTGGGGGAAGCTGAGTCAAGATGTAATTGAAGTAATTTGCAACAATAATTCAACCCAGGTCAGATGTTTTCAGGGGGCCACACACTAGGCTATTaaatgtttgccatgttgtTGCCTTTCAGCCATGCCATTTCCAGATGTTTTGTTGCTCGACCATGTCAGTATTAATGTGAATGTCTTCTGGTTTGTGAAACACACGTAAAAAGGATACCCTGCGGCAAAATCAAAATTTGtcagatgttttttattttgtttaatgaAAAAATGACGTCATTTTTAACACCATGTTTGCTGCACACGTCTGAATCTAAAACATGAAAGtgccttttttttgcaaatgtgaTTATGTAGATGTTATCTACACAATAAGACGTGTatgtttggatgttttttgtCCAAAGTGCCTGACAGTGTATCCAGTTTTAGTACATGGCATAATGAGAAACAGTGCCTTAACTGCTGATTTATACCATGTATTTTCTATTCATTATAGACAAAACAGCATTAAATCTTAAAATGCATAATAAGATATGTAATCATCATCTCCATGTCTCACCAGAAATCTGACAATTTTTGATTTTGAAGTGCACTCTGTCAATACTGGCTGCCACAGCGTCTCCTTCCTCTTTGTAGGCCAGTCAGGACCGTACAGGTCAGCACAGAGAGGCGGCTCAGCAGTAAGTCATGTTAATAGACATTTTACCAGGGCTGGATCCTAGTTTGAGAGCagcatgtgtgtttgaatgttaGTTTCTCACTGATCTAAAGCCCAGCTAAATGCACATGAATCTCAAGTCAGAATTTCATCATCATATCAAAACATATCCATCTTCAGGTGTTCAAAGCTGTTAATAGCAAACGTATTCCTTTAGAGTAACTGAAAAATGGACACTTGAAAATAAATTACTTGGGACTAAGTAGTTTATCAGAGAACAAAACCAATAAAGTATGACGAGATGAAACAAAGAAATCCTCAGATTCGCAAACGCTGTGCGTTTGTCAGacctattttttattattttataagcaTCAGTCAACTAGGCATTAAAGCAACTTACTGTATAAATTATGCAGAGTTATTTTCATATGTGACACAGTATAAAAAGTCAAGAGAATTAATACGAGTTGACCTCGGTCAAAAATGCAAACCTTTTAAGTCCATTTCTGCTAAGTAGTTTGTTCAGCATTTTAAGCGTTTTTATATCTGTACATTTGGGcaatacattttaacattttttgttttcttgttattgttattatttctgAGATTCGGTTGTAACATCCAAGTGTCTTTATGTGCACgagatatttttcttatattccCAAAACCACAAATGCCTGCTTGAATCATAACCCAACAGCCAGGGATTCCTTCACTCTATATGCAACATGTGATTATGATGGATCGTTTCCATTGTGAATCACTTTTTATGCCAAATAGCCCTGGAATTGATAGCTTTTCCTGTGCATTAAAGAATTTCAGGTATGTTAtgcaaaacaatacaaacagtATCCACAACCAGCTTTTCCTGAAAGTTCAtagctttaaaacaacaaataaaaagggAACTTGTAATTTGTAGCATAAAGAAATGATTCTAATGTACCCTGAACTTCCATGTTTCACAAGCATTATCAATGAAAAGGGATCTGTGCTACTTCGTATATGCAATGTATTTTggatatcaaatatatatataaatatatgtgtataattttacaattaaccaatgtattattaatattgtcattCCTGCAATGTATGAAGTAATACCTTTTGAAAAAGGGCTTTTGTATaggaaaatgtgacaaaataaatgtttttaccTCTCAAGTTATCTTCCATTGCCTGCCTGTGGCCTCGccagatgaaaacacagttgtCGTATTTTCAGCTATCAAAAGTAGTACAGTCATGATAGTGACTTGCACATTTTGTGACAGTTCTGACAGCTCATTATATATTTTCAAAGAGTATTATTCCTTAGCCTAGTTCAATTTGTTTATTACATATACTACTGTGTTCTAACACCTGCAGATAGAAAACAGATTTTCAGCCCCTCCTCATTTAAGCCAgctttgtttgtgtctgcatcAGGATACAAACAACGCATGCATTCATTCTAACAAAACAATCTTACACTTCATATTTTTACTGACACTGACGTGTAGCTTTTTCTCCCGGATTCATGTGTGTTTCACAGAAAGATAAAGTCGCCGTTACAGTTTTGTAGTTAGGCAACTTAATCTCGATCATCCTTGAAAGGCTTTTTATCTGATTGGAATATAATCAAATTTATGCACAAACTAACCATGACAAGATACAGCAGAAATGTTATGTGCTATAAAGAGAACATACACTCTGTTGCtggtcaaatatttttttccaccatTCCAATACTGCATATTAATGATGATACAATTTGCATTATGCCAGTTTTAGCTGGCTGTACCTGATAAACTAGCAACTGAATGtaatttaatataaattaatcaTTTCCGGTGGAAGGGATAGGAGGGTGAGGAAGCTGTACCATTTTGACAGGCTTTCTTTTTGCCATGATGATCACAAGTTACATTTTGTCATTGCAAAAACGATGATAAACCACGTTTACACCCTTCTCAGTCCTATCAGGTTTTGAACCAGCACATCGTACGAGAGCACACGCTGTGAGCAAGGGAAATCACTTTAGGCGGGTGTACGTCAATTTGAAAGTCTCCTCTGCGTTTGACTCTTTGCATCATCTCTCTGAACACAGCTTGAGATGATAGGTGTGGGTAATTTAACAACCGGTGTGTATGCATGGCGTCTGTGTTAAATGACAGCTACATCCTTGCAAGGTGCTCTATTAGTTTGCATGAGCCATGTAAACAAAAATGTGTATCACAGACACAGTGAACAACCATCAAGGGACGGTTGTGgactttctttttcattattattagaatatatgTGTCTGTGAGGCATGTATCATCTTTATGCAGCTCATCCATTTCACATTTAATAATATTCAGAATCTTTCACCCGGGCTATGCATATTACTGTGTCACGTACTCCgggtgcagacacacacataagcatATGCAATTTATTATAGAGGTCACCTGTTAAAGCTCCATGCTAGTGTACAGTAAGTGCTGTTATTTCTCTAAATGGAGAGTTCTGGTTTCATGTTCAGAACCTGCAGGCAAACTAATGGGCTCTTATCTCCCAAAGACTTCCACTCTGTTGTGTTTGGATCCCTGTTTGCTGTCACAACTTCACTTTGTTTACAGATGAATAGCCGGGATAGGGGTTGGCACCTGTCATTACGCCGCTTTAACCTTTTTGATCACAGTCCTTATTTGACATTCAGGCTCGGTTAGGTGGAAAATAACGTGACGACAGAGACATTTCTAATGCAAAAATAGCCTTTATTTCAGTGTATTTTTCCCCCTGAgatcaaatacaaaaaaagatttAACAAAGACAATTTGTTTTCATACTAGTCAGTGCTGCATGCAGGCATATTTTAAGTGTTTCCTGAAAGCTTTGTTCTCTCACAATGTCTTCACTCGAGAAGAAAACCACAACTCCATCAGCCACTGTTTGAAAAGAGTGGCCCCTGAGCCCAACCCTTTGCTAGTGCCTCAGTGTCTGAATAGTTAAGCATACTCTAATGGTTCAAGTCCAAGTGTCTCGTTGTGTACAGCAGCCTACAGTAGCATGAATAATTGAATGAAACACTTTTTCTCACCCATGACAAAAGCATGGCCCTCAATGCTGGTCCTTCAAGTAATTGTACAATTTATACACAAGATAATacatttgctttgtttttctgcCTCTCTATACTCGGTAAACCCAATGTGCGAGGCCAGAGGTAAATTAGAACCACAAATCTTCATTAAAAGCAAGAGCACATATGTATAATCCATGTGTGAGTAATTGGGTCTGTTTCTGTTGTTGAATTGTAGCCTCACCATCTTGCATGACCTCTCCCTTTAGAAAacaggttttgttttgtcagcagACAGTGGCAGGTGTGGTTTTACATACAAATAGTTCACAATAAGGGTCGTGACCCACAGACGGCTTTCTTATCTGTGTTAAACACAATAGAAGAACAAATGAGTGGGTTTTCTCTACTTCATATTTAAATGCTACACAATGTGCTGTTAGGCATTAAGTAACCCCATCGCCTCCAGCACCACTTTGTCCTACTTGAGGAGTTTGTCAATGAGAGGTATGAGCCTCTAACAGTCTCAGCTTCTACTGTTCATTGCAATGTATCCATGATCTCACATCTTGGTGACATTGGGGGGATCGTTGATATCAATCACCTCAAAGCCCTGGTTTTCATGTCCAGCTCTGGAGTGGTGATGATGACCCTTGATGTTGTGGAAGCAGTAGGCACAGTGTGCAGTGGCCACCGGCGCCACTTTGGAGAAGTTGGAGAAATCGACTCTGTACTTGCCCTCTTTGCTTCTGGAGATGATGGGCAAGAAGTTGTAGCCCCACATGATCTCCTGAGGAATAAAGGAGGTCCGGACTTGGCAGGCAGAGCTGGTGGACTCTGCGGTGCCGTCTAGGAAGACGACAAGCTCAAACTCTTGATTGTAGAGCGTGTCCACCGCCATCTCGAAGAAGGGGCTACTCTTGTCGATGATGTGGTAGAGCGTGAGAGGACACACGAAGAAGAGGTTGTCCTTCCCGGAGTCCACCATGAAGTCAATGTTCACCTGGTCCATGATGATTGTCTCCCCATCAGGCGTGTTTGTTGTCCTCAGCAACTTGCCGTAGATCTGGCTGCCAATCATCAGGGTCTTGCGCAGGTTGGCCACTCTGATCGACAGGGAAAGAGAACCATTTTTGGGGCTGATGACGGCCATGTCACTGAATGCGATGGTCTTTGCCCTCTTTTTGGGTAAAGAGATTTTGGACAGGATGACTCCACACATGAAGCAGTTGATGATGGCTCCGAGGAGGGACTGGATGATGAGAAGGGCCACAGCGCCGGGGCAGAGAGGGGTGAGCGCTCGGCCACCATACCCAATAGTCGTCTGGGTCTCAAGGGAGTAAAGGAACGCTGTGGTGAGTCCTACAACGTTATCAACACATGGAGTGTGACCTGCTTTGGGGTTTTGCCACGTCAAGTCTCCATTACTGCGGGAAATCCAGTACCACAGCAGGCCAAAAATGAACCAGCTGAGGGTGAAGGAAgcgatgaagaggaagaggacaaaACGCCACCGGATCTCCACAAAGGTGGTCCAGAAGTCCGCCAGGAAGGATAAGTGTGTGCTGTACCTGATGTTTCCGTATTCAATGTTGCAACGGCCATCTTTGGTAACTAGTCTGGTCCTGCGGCTTTTTCGCTCCGCCAGATAGTCCTGGATACGTTTGTTCAAGTATCCAAACATTTTCTACAAGCCCACGACCTATAAGACAATAAAACAGCATCTATAAGCACAGAGTAGAAAATTGTCATCAAGCTGTTGTGTGAACAGTAATGAAATTACAAACAGTTACTATGCACTACtactacttacttacttactaaaaGCAATAACTATCGGCTCATAGCTGACTTGTCCTAGCAAATCAGATACTGCACCTGGGACCCAGCAACAATGACTGAAAATGTAATTGGAGTTACAAATGCTGATATCAATCATACTTGTTATGGCTTTTTATCACAGTATCCGTCCTTTAATTAGTCAGCCGGTCACAGGCCCTCTAAAACTGTCAAGCATCCTTAATTCACTACAATCAAACAGCAAAATGTCAAGATGACACTGCCAGTCCGCTGTTGAATGGGAGGTGTAAAAAGGAGGATACGCAAGCACAAATTGTGCCACGGTAAAAAGGATATATATGCGCAGTTGGTGGTGTATATGCAATAATATTTAGGACTTACAAAAAGAAAGGAATAACTCTGCTTAAGGTAAATTGAGGGGAACATTATTTAAATTGGGGGTATTTTGAGTATCAAGAAAACAGATTGCATAATCAAATACAGTGAGAACCTGTCCAACTTCTGTATACTGTAAGTATCTTTCCTGTTTTCTTGCTCCAAA encodes:
- the kcnj1a.1 gene encoding ATP-sensitive inward rectifier potassium channel 1a.1, with the protein product MFGYLNKRIQDYLAERKSRRTRLVTKDGRCNIEYGNIRYSTHLSFLADFWTTFVEIRWRFVLFLFIASFTLSWFIFGLLWYWISRSNGDLTWQNPKAGHTPCVDNVVGLTTAFLYSLETQTTIGYGGRALTPLCPGAVALLIIQSLLGAIINCFMCGVILSKISLPKKRAKTIAFSDMAVISPKNGSLSLSIRVANLRKTLMIGSQIYGKLLRTTNTPDGETIIMDQVNIDFMVDSGKDNLFFVCPLTLYHIIDKSSPFFEMAVDTLYNQEFELVVFLDGTAESTSSACQVRTSFIPQEIMWGYNFLPIISRSKEGKYRVDFSNFSKVAPVATAHCAYCFHNIKGHHHHSRAGHENQGFEVIDINDPPNVTKM